The genomic interval atatcgTACTATTTGATCCAAACGGAAGTAATAATCTCTCGTAGCCAAACCATTTGAGGTTAATCAGTAGGTATCGTATCAGCAATCAAGGTCCGTATCTAGGCCCTCACATCAACCTAgggtataatttttttctctctctctctctctctctctctctctctctctctctctctctctctctccgtagcacAAGAAAAGCGACGTGGTGGTGATGACGTGGCCCAAGTGTGGCACGACCTGGACCCAGGAGATCGTCTGGACGATGATGAACAGCCCCGACCTGGACCATCCAGATTCCCGCCTGCCCATCCTGACGAGGTCGCCTTTCATCGAGTGggtatttccttcttttttcatgattatttccctCCATTAGCTTCATTATCATATTTTACAGCTTTGAGTTTTGCTTAGAGTTATTTTCCTTCAGCAATCGAGATTTTATCCATGTATTGCAACCAGGAAAAGGTAATTTAACTTACATGGCACTACAGGGTGAACTGAAGCATATTTGAATTTGCCTATTTCGGGCCAGTTTTGTAAACAAAGCAGCACCAAAAAATGGCTTCCATTGATTCACTAATAGAGATTAGTTCGTAAACAAAGCAACAGAAAATGGCTTCCATTGATCCACTAACAGGGATCTAGTTTTGTaaacaaagcaacacagaaaagggCTTCCATCGATCTGATAACAGAGGTCCAGTTTTGTAAACAAAGCAACACAAAAAATGGCTTCTCATGAACCCTTATGAAAGGACTAATGAGAAAATGGAATAGTTGCATTGAGCCTTAAATATAACTTGCAGGAGATAAGTGTTGCTTTTCGCTATAGACCAACTTTAAATCAGTTGAAGAATATAAGATTAATTAGGACTTCCGCATTGTCATGGAGAATGTAtagtaatgtactgtacagtaaaagaTAGAAAATGTTTTTCATGAGTTCCCAGTGTTTATAGACTCTTAAAACTATTCCCGAAGGAGGGATagtgccttcggcccatagctgcaacccctttcatttctattactgtacctcctttcatattctctttcttccatcctactctccaccctctcctaatacttgattcattgtGAAACTGCGAGGttattctcctgttacacctttcaaacctttttttaccGTTATTTTCAGCTCTAtattccatattctattctattctccaAAGACAATAGAGAAAGCTCGAAGTAGACTTTGTGAACAAACGCGTAGGTCTAGCTGGTTGCTCTTTTCAGGAACGACACATTCGCCCCAGCGCTAAAACCCGGAGAAGTTCCCCCATCAGACGACCCGTTTTACGTGGCTTTCAAGAAAGTGTGTCCTAATAAAGATCCTGCAGATGGGATGCACTTGCAGTTAACAAAACATTTCCCCGACCCTAGGCTTATCAAAACTCACTTACCGTTCTCTTTAATGTCACCTTCGTTATTGGATACATGCAAGGTTATTACTTATACGTTTTCTTTTGTCTCCTAAATCTCCTTTTGATATTATAACTCCTGTGGTCATCATGTCAGTATTATTATACAGATACAGCAGGTTGTTGGGCACatatattctttgaaataatCCTTATACTGTTCTTGAGACTACAGTCACCCAGTCCTTCAAAGTCTTGCTCTCTTTCCTTCGTCTGCAGGTGATCTACGTAGCGAGGAACCCTAAAGATATCATTGTATCTTTCCACCACCATTCAAGACTAATGAAGTTGCATAACTACGTTGGAAGCTTTGCAGATTTCGTACAGTACTTCCTCGATGACGACTGTAAGATTTATGCCATAAAGCTTCTGATTTGCCATGTTTTTGAACCTTTAAAAGGCAACGTAGTTTTACTGGGATAATTGCCGTACATGAAGTTTCTAtaacaatagttttttttgtcAGCCTTGCTTTGTTCCCTTAATTATCTTAGATTTGTTAACTATTTGCATTAGGCTTCCTAATATAATgaagaaaattttataaaaccGAAAACCTTTCTTTTACAGTAGGGAATTCAACGCAATATGGAATTATATAGATGGAGTTATACAGATGGAGTTGGTACAGATTCAAAGTAGAACAATACAGTAGAATTCATTAATAGCAGAACGATACAGAGAAGCTTATATAGAAAGCTATGTACAGGAAAATTGAAACCATTACGCAGTAAGGACAGCCTGCAGTACAATCAAAAGAACTAGAACACTAGATAACGGTACAATCAAAAGAACTAGAACACTAGATAACGGTTCGACACAGAATCACGCAGAGAACAGCTTAACACAGTTCAGAACAAACCAAACCACTGAAAGTTATTCATCATTAACCCTTTCTTAATTCTCAACATCATTTATTCTTTTCAGTGATATATGGCCCATACTGGCTGCACCTGAAGGAGGCCTGGGAGAGGAGAAACCACAAAAACCTCCACTTCATCTTCTACGAGGACCTGAAAGCGAACCCTCTGGGAGAGATCAAGAAGCTGGACGCTTTCCTCAACACTGAGCTGACGGATGCCCAGCTGGACGGTATAGTCAAATACACGTCCTTCAAGGAGATGAGGGCGAGGAACAACGCCCCTATATTCAACTACGAGCAAGAGGGAGTCACGGTGGAAGTCTTGAATGACGAGGTCGTCAAGAAAGATGGAGGCTTCTTCAGAAAGGGTAATGTCAGGGTGGTCCAGTATGGAGGGATGAGTTTGTACTGGGCTGCAGCGCTGTGAATGTCTTGAAATGCAGTTATCAGTgttcaataataaaaacacattctTTGTACTTGTCTTCATTTGTTAAGTAGAAAGCCTCTGAAGAAAACCAAGTTTATTCATGTTAACTtcgttttctagttttttttttttcttaaccaacGATCAGTAAGACTGGTCAGTGACAAAATAGCAGTTTCATTTTGTTCGGGCCTTTAGGGCAGATGAaagatttttctataatttcGATGTAATTTGAAAATTACCTTTCAAAAAGTGATTTCACGATATTTTCGTActgtatgcagtatatatacaaagtaaaaaacTCAACTGTATACATTGTATGAATATCCACTAAAAACAGTGTATATTCTATACACCGAAACAATCACAGGACGGTTACaactttttaaagataattttttttttttttttttgtttttttcaggagAATCTGGAGACTGGAAAAACAAGTTCACCCCCGAAATGGACGCGAAGGTCAACCAATGGGTTCAGAAGAACTTGAACAACCTCGGTCTTG from Macrobrachium nipponense isolate FS-2020 chromosome 28, ASM1510439v2, whole genome shotgun sequence carries:
- the LOC135201787 gene encoding sulfotransferase 1C4-like, encoding MKLQSGHEVVPLEGSEKEKQLKDFPGYAGGLIRLMPGRWLLTPMFQTVADRIYNFQHKKSDVVVMTWPKCGTTWTQEIVWTMMNSPDLDHPDSRLPILTRSPFIENDTFAPALKPGEVPPSDDPFYVAFKKVCPNKDPADGMHLQLTKHFPDPRLIKTHLPFSLMSPSLLDTCKVIYVARNPKDIIVSFHHHSRLMKLHNYVGSFADFVQYFLDDDLIYGPYWLHLKEAWERRNHKNLHFIFYEDLKANPLGEIKKLDAFLNTELTDAQLDGIVKYTSFKEMRARNNAPIFNYEQEGVTVEVLNDEVVKKDGGFFRKGESGDWKNKFTPEMDAKVNQWVQKNLNNLGLEFKYGI